The following are encoded together in the Zingiber officinale cultivar Zhangliang chromosome 8A, Zo_v1.1, whole genome shotgun sequence genome:
- the LOC122010581 gene encoding L-type lectin-domain containing receptor kinase VIII.1-like, which translates to MAEWVVKKTEAIGSQSGINESLSLLPIVPKAMQRRFFAEAYETAYAETTLPWNKQTVSFPGNFSNAPSDHLRMATSSASAFALAVLLLPLVIASSSVADQNKGKPFFFSYVGSDKNRTLGSEFALYGDAELSDSAVRLTRPAKASTGRVAYREPVRFFGTSPGFSSSFSFALSPGHGGGLAFFLSPSGVQLEPVNGHWSRVSTSLVAVRFETAKADKITNLTETLIEIDVESSNLSGNNLVLDLDNGRKFKSWIDYDGESKRIEVRLSLEKESKPINFSISYSMDLSYLLWREAALVVLSSWSSHSSQGSSIYSWNFTQKHGAPFLMHSEPLDPNSFLARSNESAPVHPIRSYPWEALIAMVFAAACGAMLAFFTVFVWSALRSRRPVAPVDCPVPTVGIACEKMESVGVKILENDK; encoded by the exons ATGGCGGAGTGGGTGGTGAAGAAAACTGAGGCAATTGGGTCACAGAGCGGCATCAATGAAAGCTTATCGTTACTGCCCATTGTGCCTAAGGCAATGCAG CGCCGCTTTTTCGCCGAAGCCTACGAGACGGCTTATGCTGAAACTACCCTTCCATGGAACAAGCAAACCGTGAGCTTTCCAGGTAATTTCTCCAACGCGCCCTCAGATCATCTTCGAATGGCGACCTCCTCCGCGTCCGCCTTCGCCCTTGCGgtcctcctcctccctcttgtcaTCGCTTCCTCGTCGGTGGCAGATCAAAACAAAGGCAAACCTTTCTTTTTCTCCTACGTCGGATCGGATAAAAATCGAACCTTGGGCTCTGAGTTCGCCCTCTACGGCGACGCGGAGCTGAGCGACTCGGCGGTGAGGCTCACGCGTCCAGCGAAAGCCAGCACAGGACGCGTGGCCTACCGGGAGCCGGTTAGGTTCTTCGGGACCAGCCCCgggttctcttcttccttctcgttcgctctTTCCCCCGGCCATGGCGGAGGTCTGGCCTTCTTCCTCTCTCCGAGTGGTGTTCAGCTGGAACCGGTGAACGGCCATTGGTCTAGGGTTTCCACCAGTCTCGTAGCTGTGAGGTTCGAGACGGCAAAAGCAGATAAAATCACTAACCTAACGGAAACCCTAATTGAAATTGACGTGGAAAGCAGCAATCTTTCAGGCAACAATTTGGTGCTCGATCTCGACAACGGAAGGAAGTTCAAGTCTTGGATAGATTACGACGGCGAATCGAAGAGAATCGAAGTGAGACTGAGCCTCGAGAAGGAATCAAAGCCGATAAACTTTTCCATTTCTTACTCGATGGATTTGTCGTACCTGTTGTGGCGGGAGGCGGCGTTGGTGGTTCTCAGCTCCTGGAGCAGCCATTCTTCACAGGGCAGCAGCATCTATTCGTGGAATTTCACACAGAAGCATGGAGCTCCATTTCTGATGCATTCCGAGCCCCTGGATCCCAATTCATTCCTGGCGCGATCCAACGAGAGCGCTCCGGTTCATCCGATAAGATCGTATCCTTGGGAAGCGTTGATCGCAATGGTGTTCGCTGCCGCTTGTGGCGCAATGCTAGCGTTCTTTACTGTGTTCGTGTGGTCTGCGCTCCGATCACGGAGGCCAGTAGCTCCGGTGGACTGCCCTGTGCCGACTGTGGGAATTGCATGTGAAAAGATGGAATCAGTTGGAGTGAAGATCCTAGAGAATGATAAGTAG